The following proteins are co-located in the Gossypium hirsutum isolate 1008001.06 chromosome A02, Gossypium_hirsutum_v2.1, whole genome shotgun sequence genome:
- the LOC107933244 gene encoding chaperone protein dnaJ 49 has protein sequence MDSNKDEALRCVRIAEEAIASGNKQRALKFIKIAQRLNHTLSVDELLDACKNLDSGTTPVSPVGEKRVLSDENKGGSTKLDEGFDGDRSYTEEHVQLIRQIKRNKDYYSILGVEKTCSVDEIRKAYKKLSLKVHPDKNKAPGSEEAFKTVCKAFKCLSDDNSRRQYDQVGLVDQFEYNQRHNVRQRRRRYEHDLFDDDFDPDEIFRSFFGQGDMFRASQVYRTRGMGGHQREEHHRGGGSSFLILLQMLPILLIFLLAFLPTSEPEYSLFRNYSYQIPKTTEKFGVEFFVKSSTFDVNFPQGSAARANVEDTVIKDYKHMLWRYCHVERHKRRWNKNLPTPHCNKLQNLGLA, from the coding sequence ATGGATAGTAATAAAGATGAGGCTTTAAGATGTGTTCGCATTGCTGAAGAAGCAATTGCTTCTGGTAACAAACAGCGTGCGCTCAAATTCATTAAAATCGCTCAACGCCTGAATCATACTTTATCTGTTGATGAACTCTTGGATGCTTGTAAAAATCTCGATTCTGGGACGACCCCGGTTTCGCCTGTTGGTGAAAAGCGTGTTTTAAGTGATGAGAATAAAGGCGGTTCAACTAAATTGGATGAGGGTTTTGATGGTGACAGAAGTTATACAGAGGAACATGTTCAGCTGATTAGGCAGATTAAGAGAAACAAGGATTATTATTCAATTCTTGGTGTGGAAAAGACTTGTTCGGTTGATGAGATTAGGAAAGCATATAAGAAGTTGTCTTTGAAAGTTCATCCAGATAAGAATAAGGCTCCGGGTTCTGAGGAAGCATTTAAGACTGTGTGCAAGGCGTTTAAGTGTTTAAGCGATGATAATTCGAGGAGGCAGTATGATCAAGTTGGTTTGGTTGATCAATTTGAGTACAATCAGAGGCATAATGTGAGACAGAGACGGAGAAGATATGAGCAtgatttgtttgatgatgatTTCGATCCTGATGAGATATTTAGGTCATTTTTTGGTCAAGGGGATATGTTTAGGGCATCTCAAGTTTACAGGACTAGAGGAATGGGTGGTCATCAGAGGGAGGAGCATCATAGAGGAGGAGGATCTAGTTTCTTGATTCTTCTCCAAATGTTGCCAATTTTGTTGATTTTCTTGCTTGCTTTTCTGCCCACTTCCGAGCCTGAGTACTCATTATTTAGGAATTACTCCTATCAGATTCCTAAGACAACTGAGAAATTTGGGGTggaattttttgtcaaatcatcaaCGTTTGATGTGAACTTTCCCCAGGGAAGTGCTGCTAGAGCCAATGTCGAGGATACTGTGATTAAGGATTACAAACATATGCTATGGCGCTATTGCCATGTGGAACGCCATAAACGCCGTTGGAATAAGAATTTGCCAACTCCACACTGTAACAAACTACAAAATCTTGGACTCGCATGA
- the LOC107933242 gene encoding protein pleiotropic regulatory locus 1: protein MAAPTLEMEPVERQSLKKLSLKSLKRALDLFSPIHGQFSAPDPESKKIRMSHKINVEYCGIKTASGQTSRQSNSGAADTGNQGSVPSNALALAGPADSRDSQKGGAQNALVVGPSLQPKGQNGTSGKSSAITSASAPFSERLTTSAIIERIPSKWPRPVWHRPWKNYRVISGHLGWVRSVAFDPSNNWFCTGSADRTIKIWDVASGRLKLTLTGHIEQIRGLAVSSKHTYMFSAGDDKQVKCWDLEQNKVIRSYHGHLSGVYCLALHPTIDILLTGGRDSVCRVWDIRTKMQIFALSGHDNTVCSVFTRPTDPQIVTGSHDTTIKFWDLRYGKTMSTLTHHKKSVRAMAPHPKEHSFASASADNIKKFSLPKGEFLHNMLSQQKTIINTMAVNEDGVMATGGDNGSLWFWDWRSGHNFQQAQTIVQPGSLDSEAGIYALSYDVTGTRLISCEADKTIKMWKEDETATEQTHPLNFKPPKDIRRF, encoded by the exons ATGGCAGCACCAACGCTGGAGATGGAGCCAGTTGAGCGACAGTCATTGAAGAAGCTCAGCCTTAAATCCCTAAAGCGCGCTCTCGATCTCTTTAGCCCTATCCATGGCCAATTCTCTGCTCCTGACCCCGAAAG CAAAAAAATTCGCATGAGCCACAAG ATAAATGTTGAGTATTGTGGGATTAAAACCGCCTCGGGTCAGACTTCTAGGCAATCTAATTCCGGTGCAGCTGATACCGGGAATCAAGGTTCTGTGCCATCGAATGCCCTTGCTCTTGCAG GTCCAGCTGATTCTAGGGATTCACAGAAGGGAGGAGCTCAAAATGCTTTAGTTGTTGGTCCATCTTTGCAACCAAAGGGACA AAATGGTACTTCAGGCAAGAGCAGTGCCATTACTTCTGCTTCTGCACCCTTTTCTGAAAG GCTGACAACCTCTGCTATAATAGAAAGGATCCCAAGCAAATGGCCACGTCCCGTGTGGCATCGTCCATGGAAGAACTACAGG GTCATCAGTGGACATTTGGGATGGGTGAGATCAGTAGCCTTTGATCCTAGTAACAACTGGTTTTGTACTGGTTCTGCTGACCGTACAATCAAG ATATGGGATGTAGCAAGTGGAAGGCTAAAGCTCACACTGACTGGACACATTGAACAGATACGAG GCCTCGCTGTCAGTAGCAAACACACATATATGTTCTCTGCTGGTGATGATAAGCAAGTTAAATGCTGGGACCTTGAACAGAATAAG GTTATCCGGTCCTATCATGGTCACCTAAGTGGTGTTTATTGCTTGGCTCTTCATCCTACAATTGACATTTTGCTAACTGGGGGACGTGATTCTGTCTGTCGG GTATGGGATATTCGCACCAAGATGCAAATTTTTGCACTGTCTGGGCATGATAATACTGTTTGCTCAGTTTTTACTCGACCAACG GATCCGCAAATTGTTACTGGTTCTCATGATACAACCATAAAATTCTGGGACCTTAGATACG GAAAAACGATGTCAACTCTAACACACCATAAGAAGTCCGTGCGAGCAATGGCACCACATCCTAAAGA GCATTCTTTTGCATCTGCATCAGCTGACAACATTAAGAAATTCAGTCTTCCAAAGGGAGAATTCTTGCACAATATGCT CTCTCAGCAGAAGACTATAATTAACACCATGGCCGTCAATGAGGATGGTGTAATGGCTACCGGAG GTGACAACGGGAGTTTGTGGTTTTGGGATTGGAGGAGTGGTCACAATTTCCAGCAAGCTCAGACGATCGTACAACCTG GCTCGTTGGATAGTGAAGCCGGCATCTACGCTCTCTCGTATGATGTAACTGGTACAAGATTGATTTCCTGTGAAGCAGACAAGACCATTAAAATGTGGAAAGAAGATGAAACCGCAACCGAACAAACTCATCCTCTTAACTTCAAACCACCCAAGGATATCCGCCGGTTCTAG
- the LOC107933206 gene encoding UDP-glucuronic acid decarboxylase 2 — MASELIHRNQTTPQSSPNISPGTPSSPVRNWKTPFRYVAQKQRFFFVLVGIAIAALFFNSFPVSTSSLFQELSGGGGGSGLIAGSVSGLGAESSEVTRRVLYEAYTEGFRGRNVAATGKVPLGLKKKNLRIVVTGGAGFVGSHLVDRLIARGDSVIVVDNFFTGRKENLMHHFGNPKFELIRHDVVEPILLEVDQIYHLACPASPVHYKFNPVKTIKTNVVGTLNMLGLAKRVGARFLLTSTSEVYGDPLQHPQVETYWGNVNPIGVRSCYDEGKRTAETLTMDYHRSLGIEVRIARIFNTYGPRMCIDDGRVVSNFVAQALRKEPMTVYGDGKQTRSFQYVSDLVEGLIRLMEGDHVGPFNLGNPGEFTMLELAEVVQEAIDPNAKIEFRPNTEDDPHKRKPDISKAKQLLGWEPTISLRKGLPLMVSDFRQRIFGTPKTLIGGGATA; from the exons atggcGTCTGAATTGATTCATAGGAACCAGACAACCCCACAAAGTTCGCCAAATATCAGTCCTGGGACCCCTTCATCCCCTGTCAGGAACTGGAAAACCCCATTCCGTTATGTTGCTCAGAAACAGCGGTTCTTCTTTGTTCTTGTCGGGATCGCCATTGCTGCTCTGTTTTTTAACTCGTTCCCTGTTTCGACGTCTTCGTTGTTTCAAGAACtgagtggtggtggtggtggtagtgGTTTGATTGCTGGTTCGGTCAGTGGTTTGGGAGCTGAGTCGAGTGAGGTGACTCGGAGGGTGTTGTATGAAGCTTACACCGAAGGTTTTCGAGGCAGGAACGTGGCGGCGACTGGTAAGGTGCCGTTGGGGTTAAAGAAGAAGAACTTGAGGATAGTGGTGACAGGCGGAGCTGGTTTCGTGGGAAGCCACCTTGTGGACCGGCTGATCGCGAGGGGGGACAGTGTCATCGTGGTGGATAATTTCTTTACGGGGCGTAAAGAGAATTTGATGCACCATTTTGGGAACCCCAAGTTCGAGCTCATAAGACATGATGTGGTTGAACCGATTCTGTTGGAAGTTGATCAAATCTATCACTTGGCTTGCCCTGCTTCCCCTGTTCATTACAAGTTCAACCCTGTCAAGACCATC AAGACCAATGTGGTGGGAACATTGAACATGCTAGGGCTTGCAAAAAGAGTTGGTGCCCGTTTCTTGCTAACCAGCACCAGTGAGGTCTATGGTGATCCTTTGCAGCATCCCCAGGTTGAGACCTATTGGGGCAATGTCAATCCCATTG GTGTACGGAGTTGCTATGATGAGGGCAAACGGACCGCGGAGACCTTGACAATGGATTATCACAGAAGCCTCGGAATCGAG GTGAGGATTGCTAGGATATTCAACACATACGGACCACGAATGTGCATCGATGATGGGCGTGTTGTAAGCAATTTTGTAGCCCAAGCTTTAAGGAAAGAGCCAATGACTGTCTATGGCGATGGCAAGCAAACCAGGAGTTTCCAATATGTTTCAGACCTG GTGGAGGGTCTAATCCGGTTGATGGAAGGTGATCACGTAGGTCCTTTCAATCTCGGAAACCCTGGAGAATTCACCATGCTCGAACTTGCCGAG GTGGTACAGGAAGCAATAGATCCAAATGCAAAGATAGAATTCAGACCAAACACAGAAGATGATCCACACAAGAGGAAACCAGACATTTCAAAGGCTAAACAACTTCTTGGCTGGGAACCGACCATTTCCCTTCGCAAAGGCCTTCCTTTAATGGTGTCTGATTTCCGGCAAAGAATCTTTGGTACCCCTAAAACACTTATCGGCGGTGGTGCTACCGCTTAG
- the LOC107933225 gene encoding bidirectional sugar transporter SWEET17 — translation MEILSLSFFVGIIGNVISVLVFLSPIGTFERIIKHKSTEDFQSLPYICTLLNSSLWTYYGITKPGGLLVATVNGFGIFVEAVYVGLFLIYAPKKMKLKTGVLVGILNVGFVAAAIVVTQLALESETQIGAIGLMCSGLNIIMYGSPLAAMKTVVTTKSVEYMPFFLSFFLFLNGGIWAFYASLMHDYFLGVPNGIGCLLGTAQLLLYAIYKNAKPSNNTSLQGLMEQGWQKEPLISQC, via the exons ATGGAAATTCTTAGCTTGAGTTTCTTTGTGGGTATTATTG GCAATGTTATATCAGTTCTGGTTTTTCTTTCTCCCAT TGGAACGTttgaaagaataataaaacataaatcaacTGAAGATTTCCAGAGCCTACCTTACATTTGCACATTGTTAAACTCAAGTTTATGGACGTATTATGGGATCACTAAGCCTGGGGGACTCCTTGTTGCCACTGTTAATGGCTTTGGCATCTTTGTTGAAGCTGTTTATGTTGGTTTGTTCCTCATTTATGCACCAAAAAAGATGAAG TTGAAGACTGGGGTTTTGGTGGGGATATTAAATGTGGGTTTTGTAGCAGCTGCCATTGTAGTGACACAGTTAGCATTGGAAAGTGAAACCCAAATTGGTGCAATAGGGCTCATGTGTAGTGGTCTTAACATCATCATGTATGGCTCCCCTTTAGCTGCCATG AAAACAGTGGTGACAACCAAAAGTGTGGAGTACATGccattttttctctcatttttcctttttctgaATGGAGGAATTTGGGCTTTCTATGCTTCACTTATGCATGATTATTTCCTTGGG gTACCAAATGGGATAGGTTGTCTACTGGGAACAGCACAACTTTTGCTGTATGCCATTTACAAAAATGCAAAGCCATCAAACAACACCAGCTTACAAGGATTAATGGAACAAGGCTGGCAAAAGGAGCCCCTTATATCTCAGTGTTAA